The following are encoded in a window of Gasterosteus aculeatus chromosome 5, fGasAcu3.hap1.1, whole genome shotgun sequence genomic DNA:
- the LOC120819785 gene encoding neurotrypsin, giving the protein MALTSRDMLCLIGTACLWLPLLAEVVAEDSYLNEVQNSVPLSCSEGFTELGYYNGTVSQTDSGAPCLKWTEFPDYVMQYPGRGLGDHSYCRNPDRESNPWCFFRQNSGAIGWAYCDCHQGAARLVGSSTSGSGRVEVYLNGQWGAVCDSHWSDRDASVICRQLGLGDIGAALRQPQFGSGSGLFHYERLGCRGDENTLSRCQSRTFVTGDCSHGNEAAVVCAAPEGSGPPLRLVGGEEDFEGRVEVFHAGRWGSVCDDQWDDRDAEVVCRQLGFGGVAKAWSWAHFGQGSGPILLDAVKCTGNELFLEQCSHGDWEQHNCDHMEDAGVSCSPFTDGVVRLVGGDSPWEGRVEVLHNGDWGTVCDDRWSQQHAEVVCRQLGYRGHAEVVSDGTFGEGVGLILLDDVHCEGTETSLLDCPHGIWGRTDCSHSEDVGVRCRRRPSQETNEVPVIAASTGPLVRLVGGSSRKEGRVEVYLHGDWGSICDSGWNDLNAAVVCRQLGHGGGAVAAGGFGQGKGPIHLDQVRCTGKEEFLGECPSLGQSVRGCRRRVDAGLRCDVAARQPAVPAGHQEPSCGLRKLVEEESKRRSQGEENMLSTTWPWQVSVWLQSQGEAGGPVCSGTLIGPCWALTSAYCVSRFGSDPSKYVVRVGARTLIPERLVVHRKFKGQSGGHDLALLKLPSTKGHCLTFDPDTNAACLPAADAASAGTTPSSCVVVVTAGWTGPDSVLASWVPLMSSWQCKKRYGDSFSSHGTLCAGSPPDTSLLRDDRCDGNSGGGLVCQGEMGRWVLTGVVAGGYGCAGPSSPSLYTRVSRFRGWIEEVINTQAHPEEPSAHTNAREDPTRVDDDPRHARGEHTRGEGKGENPQAHGELQHTRDQQETNEIIDLKQKHSHHSHTNQHGYTHTHHLGDTDAQVIV; this is encoded by the exons ATGGCTCTTACCAGCCGGGACATGTTGTGCTTGATCGGAACCGCCTGCCTCTGGCTGCCGTTATTGGCGGAG GTGGTGGCCGAGGACAGCTACTTAAACGAGGTGCAGAACTCAG TGCCTCTGTCGTGCTCCGAGGGATTCACAGAGCTGGGATACTATAACGGCACCGTGTCCCAGACGGACTCTGGCGCCCCCTGTCTGAAGTGGACCGAGTTCCCGGACTACGTTATGCAGTACCCGGGCCGAGGGCTGGGCGACCACAGCTACTGCAGGAACCCGGACCGGGAGTCCAACCCCTGGTGTTTCTTCAGGCAGAACTCTGGAGCCATCGGATGGGCCTACTGCGACTGCCACCAGG GTGCGGCGCGTCTGGTTGGCAGCTCGACCTCCGGCAGCGGGCGAGTCGAGGTCTACCTGAACGGCCAGTGGGGCGCGGTGTGTGACTCCCACTGGTCCGACAGAGACGCCAGCGTGATCTGCAGGCAGCTGGGCCTCGG ggaCATTGGCGCGGCGTTGCGGCAGCCGCAGTTCGGCTCGGGCTCGGGCCTCTTCCACTACGAGCGCCTGGGTTGCCGCGGAGACGAGAACACTCTCAGTCGGTGCCAGAGCAGGACCTTCGTCACCGGTGACTGTAGCCATGGAAACGAGGCAGCAGTGGTGTGTGCTGCACCAGAAG GCAGTGGTCCTCCGCTGCGATTGGTCGGCGGCGAGGAAGACTTTGAAGGTCGAGTGGAGGTGTTCCACGCAGGGAGGTGGGGCTCCGTCTGTGACGACCAGTGGGACGACAGAGACGCGGAGGTCGTCTGCAGACAGCTGGGTTTCGG gggTGTGGCGAAGGCCTGGTCGTGGGCTCACTTCGGTCAGGGTTCGGGCCCGATCCTCCTGGATGCCGTGAAGTGCACGGGGAACGAGCTCTTTCTGGAGCAGTGTTCCCACGGCGACTGGGAGCAGCACAACTGTGACCACATGGAGGATGCAGGGGTCTCCTGCAGCCCTTTTACAG ATGGGGTGGTGCGTCTGGTTGGAGGAGACAGTCCCTGGGAGGGTCGGGTGGAGGTCCTCCACAACGGCGACTGGGGGACGGTGTGCGACGACCGCTGGAGCCAGCAGCATGCAGAGGTGGTCTGCAGGCAGCTGGGCTACAG ggGCCACGCTGAGGTCGTATCAGATGGGACCTTCGGCGAGGGCGTCGGTCTGATCCTGCTGGACGACGTCCACTGTGAGGGAACCGAGAcctccctcctggactgtccacACGGGATCTGGGGCCGCACCGACTGCTCCCACAGCGAGGACGTTGGTGTCCGCTGCAGGAGACGACCTAGCCAAGAAACCAACGAGGTGCCGGTCATCGCAGCCTCCACCG GTCCCCTGGTGCGACTCGtgggaggcagcagcaggaaggagggTCGGGTCGAGGTGTATCTCCACGGTGACTGGGGGAGTATCTGTGACTCGGGCTGGAATGACCTGAATGCTGCTGTGGTGTGCAGACAACTTGGACACGG TGGCGGAGCTGTAGCAGCCGGAGGGTTTGGTCAGGGCAAAGGGCCCATCCACCTGGACCAGGTGAGGTGCACGGGCAAGGAGGAGTTCCTGGGAGAGTGTCCGTCTCTGGGTCAGAGCGTCCGGGGCTGCCGGCGCAGGGTGGACGCCGGACTGAGGTGCGACGTCGCGGCGCGGCAACCGGCGGTACCCGCCGGGCATCAGGAGCCGAGCTGTGGGCTCaggaagctggtggaggaggagagcaagagGAGGAGCCAAGGGGAGGAAAATATGCTCAG CACCACATGGCCATGGCAGGTTTCAGTGTGGCTCCAGTCGCAAGGAGAAGCTGGCGGTCCCGTCTGCAGCGGCACTCTGATCGGCCCCTGCTGGGCCCTGACGTCCGCTTACTGTGTCAGCAG GTTCGGCAGCGACCCGTCCAAGTACGTGGTGCGTGTCGGGGCTCGAACCCTCATCCCGGAGAGGCTGGTGGTTCACAGGAAGTTCAAGGGTCAGAGTGGAGGTCACGATCTGGCCCTGTTGAAGCTACCAAGCACCAAGGGTCActgtctgacctttgaccctgacaCCAACGCAGCGTGCCTTCCTGCTGCGGACGCAGCATCGGCAGGGACTACTCCATCTTCttgcgttgtcgtggttactgcTGGATGGACAGGACCAG ACTCAGTCCTTGCATCTTGGGTCCCTCTGATGTCGTCATGGCAATGTAAGAAGCGCTACGGCGACAGCTTCTCCAGCCACGGCACCCTGTGCGCCGGCAGTCCTCCAGACACCAGCCTCCTCCGCGACGACCGTTGTGATGGCAACTCCGGAGGCGGGCTGGTGTGTCAGGGGGAGATGGGTCGATGGGTCCTCACCGGGGTCGTTGCCGGGGGTTACGGCTGCGCGGGGccctcgtctccctccctctacacCCGAGTCAGCCGCTTCAGGGGCTGGATCGAGGAGGTCATCAACACGCAGGCGCATCCAGAGGAAccaagcgcacacacaaacgcacgcgaAGATCCAACACGTGTCGACGATGACCCAAGACACGCACGCGGGGAACACACACGCGGCGAGGGCAAGGGTGAAAACCCCCAGGCGCACGGCGAGCTCCAACACACACGCGATCaacaagaaacaaatgaaataattgATCTTAAACAGAAACACAGCCATCACTCACACACCAACCAGCACGGTTACACACATACTCACCACTTAGGGGACACAGACGCACAAGTTATAGTCTGA
- the LOC120819525 gene encoding E3 ubiquitin-protein ligase TRIM39 → MASSVLSEDQLLCPICLDVLTRPVSTPCGHNFCMSCITRYWDDIPVGQCPVCKATFESRPDLKVNTFISELASKFMSLQVAGALARRPDRRQAGCGAAVRCDVCTDAQGYAVRSCLECLTSYCDVHLEPHHRAAGLKRHTLVEPLASLEDKICKDHGRLVTQFCRNDGALLCDVCPALHHANHDVVPALQEHQRVKALLGDTEAKVQQMIQERLQKVGDAKAAVEQGKTETKDAIESSVRDLTALVSDIQKTQTQFVKVIEEEQRAAEERAVWLISGLEREITELQSATLQLRDLKKTEDTFSFLQSSLNPFPLPHTIDVSAITFTGPVEIRRVQSSFSQSVSQLQTALAQMSAEIKSASECTAELRYAQQYEVDVVLDPDTAHPLLILSGDGKQVRYVKTAAPSPNPKPGRFVEHLAVLGKSGFSSPRFYFEVFVGGKIEWCVGVAEASVQRRALVPGPCCGLWAISFLHDKFETFNSPNVTVHVGKVERVGVFVDCCAGRISFYDVQTATLIYSFTECVCSGELHPYFNPCDDEYGPNFGPMMVVPVDRTV, encoded by the coding sequence ATGGCCTCCAGCGTTTTATCTGAGGACCAGCTTCTCTGTCCCATCTGCCTCGACGTGTTGACCCGCCCGGTCTCCACACCGTGCGGACACAACTTCTGCATGTCCTGCATCACGCGCTACTGGGACGACATACCAGTCGGCCAGTGTCCTGTCTGCAAGGCAACTTTTGAAAGCCGGCCGGACCTCAAAGTCAACACTTTCATCTCCGAGCTGGCGTCGAAGTTCATGTCTCTCCAAGTGGCGGGCGCTCTCGCCCGGCGCCCCGACCGGCGGCAGGCCGGCTGCGGCGCAGCGGTGCGGTGCGATGTCTGCACGGACGCCCAGGGGTACGCTGTCCGGTCCTGCCTGGAGTGCCTGACTTCCTACTGCGACGTCCACCTGGAGCCCCATCACAGAGCCGCGGGCCTGAAGAGACACACCCTGGTCGAGCCCCTGGCGAGCCTGGAGGACAAGATCTGCAAGGACCACGGCCGACTCGTGACGCAGTTCTGTAGGAACGACGGGGCCTTGCTCTGCGACGTCTGCCCCGCTTTGCACCACGCGAACCACGACGTGGTCCCGGCGCTGCAAGAGCACCAACGCGTCAAGGccctgctgggggacacggagGCCAAAGTGCAGCAGATGATCCAGGAGAGGCTGCAGAAGGTCGGAGACGCAAAGGCGGCGGTGGAACAGGGCAAGACGGAAACCAAAGACGCTATAGAGAGCAGCGTGCGGGACTTGACGGCGCTGGTCTCGGACATCCAGAAGACCCAGACGCAGTTTGTGAAGGTCATCGAGGAGGAGCAAAGAGCGGCGGAAGAACGCGCCGTTTGGTTAATCAGCGGCTTGGAGAGGGAGATCACCGAGCTGCAGAGCGCAACGTTGCAGCTGAGGGACCTGAAAAAGACCgaagacacattttctttcctccagAGCTCCCTGAACCCATTCCCCCTACCGCACACGATTGACGTGTCCGCCATCACTTTCACTGGACCGGTGGAGATCCGCCGCGTGCAAAGTTCTTTTAGCCAATCGGTCTCTCAACTACAAACGGCGCTGGCTCAAATGAGCGCAGAAATAAAAAGCGCGTCCGAGTGCACGGCCGAGCTGAGATACGCGCAACAGTACGAGGTGGACGTCGTGCTCGATCCCGACACCGCTCACCCGCTGCTCATCTTATCCGGGGACGGGAAACAAGTGAGGTACGTGAAGACCGCCGCTCCGTCTCCAAACCCCAAACCCGGCAGGTTTGTGGAACATCTGGCGGTCCTGGGAAAGAGCGGCTTCTCGTCCCCCAGGTTTTACTTCGAGGTCTTTGTGGGTGGGAAGATCGAATGGTGCGTGGGCGTGGCCGAGGCGTCGGTCCAGAGGAGAGCGCTCGTCCCGGGTCCTTGCTGTGGACTCTGGGCCATCTCCTTCCTCCATGATAAGTTTGAAACCTTCAATTCTCCAAATGTGACGGTACACGTCGGGAAAGTGGAGCGGGTCGGCGTGTTTGTGGATTGTTGCGCCGGGCGGATCTCCTTCTACGACGTGCAGACAGCAACGCTCATTTACTCGTTTACCGAGTGTGTCTGTAGCGGAGAACTCCATCCCTACTTTAACCCTTGTGACGATGAATACGGCCCAAACTTTGGGCCGATGATGGTCGTTCCTGTAGATCGTACGGTCTAA